One window from the genome of Bacillus rossius redtenbacheri isolate Brsri chromosome 10, Brsri_v3, whole genome shotgun sequence encodes:
- the LOC134536222 gene encoding zinc finger protein 91-like, whose amino-acid sequence MSIVSDSVLQLCRLCASYQAIKMEIFGREGRERNLVEKIEVCLPFKIREDDALPKSLCYRCMYLLENFHDFRTNCVNSVRLLESCVSDPEGRNVEPALRLEFEQLKSQLHQMDLQREKERLDGDDFMPHLEPQVTPACDRSWSRRSSSEGNHPSPGCSPPRLERNEEAVSEPPCDQGAEQGDSDSNSWDTSRVQTRRRLNHSPMHDCKLCGQTFVSWSQLNVHKRSHTRDLDDAPESGPFSCDLCCKSYALPKHLWTHVSTAHRGDPAVTCPLCRRVCMNRARLEEHRCSHRDEGAEPRRHMQAMLNTLLSRRSSSQQCAEVSLLKQTLLRSRWDSAEGSSQGPDLPSGKRPAEAASDAHSGSRRKNSCPRKISRERAVSTCEDAAEAVEQFVCDVCSVVFETAQLLADHKVVHKIAEETAPVVTVKERPFTCLLCEKSFTLRQSLSRHLLSCHGIDPQDVMSTLKKTPEAKKYSFPNTDDSAAFDVAMLMKRESTEEQSNKNFFSCEVCIREFNDRSSLWLHMLYAHKDQAMYACGVCLKVCANNDQLMVHWKEHINVCEQRRYICQICGRQHDTRKKLVIHAGLHCLDDGRGGCYDPEAIVLQNHAFYNPEQKGKDAEGSLDTNSLESKSEGAVGLDTASDSFTCEVCCKTFLSEEKLVKHKKNSHKEETSISLYRGTYQLFFVCELCGSSHHSKSERWRHVYKCHGGEAMLRCDRGSCEKVFTTRALRHEHCASHHQLQGDTPNTCEVCGKLWSSRVDFWKHMMGVHSDLVPLTCGVCLKILCDVAELKLHVRRKHWPLVGDYCCDICGRAYSNQSKMSRHRKVHEELAASKGHSEYSSSAVKKQLKVNVKSESKPYLPSLCCDACPEQQFGSISQLAEHRRNAHSLYPCDICTKFYGRTTHLLNHVRRKHKDEPQLMCPLCSKLCSSSVAISSHIAKNHTPRDDQVKAKKLPAFKAVKGTYGQKCSYCSKTFWKRSVYRKHIRSCRNKTVADVSSVQTCELCDVSCSSKTELVQHIRARHLGHPNFTCSFGECSRVLRSLVDLEMHLKMHTMDVGTATCDLCGEVYDSKPKIWKHLYSCHRLKDLEGLCGICLRALPSVDELKAHLDAAHPGARDKPNTCRLCARTYTGAYKVLLHVAKCHASYSVCKICLEMFADPSEMAVHEGTHAETPEGEASDEHEEPDTAEPVPEETSTERIPEKRQSVESGEAGILGKRPKRSYGCDLCTRVFQSPSALSEHKKQFHLSTASDYKPYHCSTCSKHFSNKTNYWKHINSPSHASMRKMAAGTPSQGEVFAQEDSRTSYVGSEGFDSSRSLQEEESLDQEEAHGAARRRSDTRKVYAADATVAGPYFCCLCGKKWPGRKHLWQHLIRNHRNEAAVTCGVCLTVCSDYQDLSRHLSIQHPGNFLGDGNNFTCRTCGRYHNARCKLLQHVLIHIVLGPGPEKQPPSLTELMEAQGARGEDQASPREQFQEAGDSEPESAGFLSAYIELTCQQCDSASFDSLEDLLKHQETCQGAAGSEKKQESLVEETADSSQSSSDDSDSSSSGSSSDSYIAENGVGDGDEDVLPECVDYEVFGDEVKLGQKVRPNTPSIINTPQSVVDESASPAMGDVDLMDGSYFEEESLENMSYDSKGCIRVAFRVGEEDLSSEKLKQAKSGCDVVRDETSVCAVGSAAGGCGSGQVDRCADAVSNGLPEDAGSPVEAADGGGTCVVDEVGVAGDLLSDSLNSLGMLNAVESVDM is encoded by the exons ATGTCAATTGTATCGGATAGTGTATTGCAACTTTGCCGGTTGTGCGCGTCTTACCAAGCtattaaaatggaaatttttggaAGAGAAGGCAGAGAAAGAAACCTCGTCGAGAAGATTGAAGTTTGTCTACCATTCAAG ATACGCGAGGACGATGCCTTGCCCAAGTCGCTGTGCTACCGCTGCATGTACCTGCTGGAGAACTTCCACGACTTCAGGACGAACTGCGTGAACTCGGTGCGGCTCCTGGAGAGCTGCGTCAGCGACCCCGAGGGACGCAACGTG GAGCCGGCGCTGAGGCTGGAGTTCGAGCAGCTTAAGAGCCAGCTGCACCAGATGGACTTGCAGCGCGAGAAGGAGCGACTTGACGGGGATGACTTCATGCCCCACCTTGAGCCCCAG GTAACGCCCGCTTGCGACCGCTCCTGGAGCCGCCGCTCGTCGAGCGAGGGCAACCACCCCAGTCCCGGCTGCTCCCCGCCCCGGCTCGAGCGGAACGAGGAGGCCGTTTCGGAGCCGCCGTGCGACCAG GGCGCGGAGCAGGGGGACTCCGACTCCAACTCCTGGGACACCTCCCGCGTCCAGACCAGGCG GAGGCTGAATCACTCGCCGATGCACGACTGCAAGCTGTGCGGCCAGACGTTCGTGTCGTGGAGCCAGCTGAACGTGCACAAGAGGAGTCACACCCGGGACCTGGACGACGCTCCGGAGAGCGGGCCCTTCTCCTGCGACCTGTGCTGCAAGTCGTACGCGCTGCCCAAGCACCTGTGGACGCACGTGAGCACGGCCCACCGGGGGGACCCCGCCGTCACCTGCCCCCTGTGCCGGCGCGTGTGCATGAACCGCGCGCGCCTCGAGGAGCACCGGTGCTCGCACCGGGACGAGGGGGCGGAGCCCCGCCGGCACATGCAGGCCATGCTGAACACCCTGCTGAGTCGGCGCTCCTCCTCCCAGCAGTGCGCCGAGGTGAGCCTCCTGAAGCAGACCCTGCTCCGGTCGCGCTGGGACTCTGCGGAGGGCAGCTCGCAGGGACCGGACCTGCCGTCCGGGAAGCGGCCGGCCGAGGCCGCGAGCGACGCCCATTCCGGCAGCCGCAGGAAGAACTCCTGTCCGAGGAAAATATCTCGAGAGCGAGCTGTAAGCACGTGCGAAGACGCGGCAGAGGCCGTGGAACAGTTTGTGTGCGATGTGTGTTCGGTGGTGTTCGAGACAGCGCAACTTCTGGCAGACCACAAAGTAGTTCACAAAATTGCTGAAGAGACAGCCCCCGTTGTTACCGTCAAAGAAAGGCCTTTCACCTGCCTGCTGTGTGAAAAAAGCTTCACGCTGCGTCAGTCTCTGAGTAGGCACCTCCTGTCTTGCCATGGCATAGATCCCCAGGATGTGATGAGTACGTTAAAGAAAACACCTGAAGCCAAAAAATATAGTTTTCCTAACACAGATGACTCTGCTGCTTTTGACGTAGCCATGTTGATGAAACGGGAATCCACGGAGGAACAGTCAAACAAGAACTTCTTCTCGTGCGAGGTGTGCATACGGGAGTTCAACGACCGCTCCAGTCTGTGGCTGCACATGCTGTACGCACACAAGGACCAAGCGATGTATGCCTGCGGTGTCTGCCTGAAGGTGTGTGCCAACAACGACCAGCTGATGGTGCACTGGAAGGAGCACATCAACGTGTGTGAGCAGCGGCGGTACATCTGCCAGATCTGCGGTCGCCAGCACGACACGCGCAAGAAGTTGGTCATCCACGCCGGCTTGCACTGCCTCGACGACGGCAGGGGCGGCTGCTACGACCCGGAGGCCATCGTGTTGCAGAACCACGCGTTCTACAACCCGGAACAAAAAGGGAAAGATGCCGAAGGAAGCTTGGACACGAACAGCCTCGAGAGCAAGTCGGAAGGCGCGGTGGGCTTGGACACAGCGAGCGACAGCTTCACCTGCGAAGTGTGCTGCAAGACGTTCCTGTCGGAGGAGAAGCTGGTGAAGCACAAGAAGAACTCCCACAAGGAGGAGACGTCCATCAGCCTGTACAGGGGCACGTACCAGCTGTTCTTCGTGTGCGAGCTGTGCGGGTCGTCCCACCACAGTAAGTCGGAGCGGTGGCGGCATGTCTACAAGTGTCACGGGGGCGAGGCGATGCTGCGCTGCGATCGGGGGTCGTGCGAGAAGGTGTTCACGACGCGAGCCTTGCGGCACGAGCACTGCGCCAGCCACCACCAGCTGCAGGGTGACACGCCGAACACCTGCGAGGTGTGCGGCAAGCTGTGGAGCTCCCGCGTCGACTTCTGGAAGCACATGATGGGCGTGCACTCGGACCTGGTGCCCTTGACGTGCGGGGTGTGTCTGAAGATCCTCTGCGACGTGGCGGAGCTGAAGCTCCACGTCAGGAGGAAGCACTGGCCACTTGTCGGAGACTACTGCTGCGACATCTGTGGGCGAGCGTATTCCAACCAGTCCAAGATGTCGAGGCATCGCAAAGTTCACGAAGAGTTGGCTGCAAGTAAAGGTCATTCAGAGTATAGTTCTTCAGCTGTAAAGAAACAATTAAAGGTGAATGTTAAAAGCGAGAGCAAACCATATTTGCCCTCCCTGTGCTGCGACGCCTGCCCTGAACAGCAATTTGGCAGTATTTCTCAGCTCGCAGAGCATCGCCGAAATGCTCATTCCTTGTACCCTTGTGACATCTGCACCAAGTTTTACGGGCGTACGACACATCTTCTCAACCACGTAAGGAGAAAACATAAAGATGAACCACAACTGATGTGTCCCCTCTGTTCGAAACTGTGCAGTAGCAGCGTGGCCATCTCGTCCCATATAGCGAAGAATCACACCCCCAGAGACGATCAAGTTAAGGCGAAGAAGCTTCCGGCATTCAAGGCGGTGAAAGGTACGTACGGGCAGAAATGCTCTTACTGCTCAAAGACGTTCTGGAAGCGCTCAGTTTACCGCAAGCACATAAGAAGCTGTCGCAACAAGACGGTGGCGGATGTATCGTCCGTTCAGACCTGTGAGCTATGCGATGTCTCGTGCTCTTCGAAGACGGAGCTGGTGCAGCACATTCGTGCACGGCACTTGGGTCACCCTAACTTCACCTGCAGTTTCGGAGAGTGCTCGCGCGTTCTACGCTCCCTCGTGGACCTGGAGATGCACTTGAAGATGCACACCATGGACGTGGGTACGGCCACTTGCGACTTGTGCGGGGAGGTGTACGACAGCAAGCCCAAGATCTGGAAGCACCTGTACAGCTGCCACCGGCTGAAGGACTTGGAGGGGCTGTGCGGTATCTGCCTCAGGGCACTGCCCAGCGTCGACGAGCTGAAGGCACACCTGGACGCGGCACACCCGGGAGCCCGCGACAAGCCCAACACCTGCAGGCTGTGTGCCAGGACCTACACCGGTGCCTACAAGGTTCTGCTCCACGTCGCCAAGTGCCACGCTTCCTACTCGGTGTGCAAGATCTGCTTGGAAATGTTTGCAGACCCCTCGGAGATGGCAGTGCACGAGGGGACCCACGCGGAGACCCCGGAGGGCGAGGCTAGCGACGAGCACGAGGAACCGGACACCGCGGAGCCCGTGCCCGAAGAGACCTCCACGGAGCGCATTCCGGAGAAGAGGCAGTCGGTGGAATCGGGGGAAGCTGGGATCCTGGGGAAAAGACCAAAACGGTCGTACGGCTGCGATCTGTGCACTCGGGTGTTCCAGTCGCCGTCCGCGTTGTCCGAGCACAAGAAGCAGTTCCACTTGTCGACGGCCAGCGACTACAAACCTTACCACTGCAGCACGTGCAGCAAGCACTTCTCCAACAAGACAAACTACTGGAAGCACATCAACTCCCCCTCGCACGCCAGCATGCGCAAGATGGCGGCAGGCACTCCGAGCCAAGGGGAGGTGTTCGCCCAGGAGGATAGCAGAACCTCGTACGTTGGAAGCGAAGGCTTCGACTCGAGTCGCAGCCTGCAGGAAGAAGAGAGCTTGGACCAGGAAGAAGCGCACGGCGCCGCTAGGCGGAGGTCCGACACGCGCAAGGTGTACGCTGCAGACGCGACGGTCGCCGGGCCGTACTTCTGCTGTCTGTGCGGCAAGAAGTGGCCCGGCCGTAAGCACCTGTGGCAGCACCTGATTCGCAACCACCGGAACGAGGCTGCCGTCACGTGCGGAGTCTGCCTCACGGTGTGCTCCGACTACCAGGACCTGTCGCGCCACCTGTCCATCCAGCACCCGGGCAACTTCCTGGGCGACGGGAACAACTTCACCTGCAGGACGTGTGGCCGTTACCACAACGCGCGCTGCAAGCTGCTTCAGCATGTGCTGATCCACATCGTGCTGGGTCCGGGTCCCGAGAAGCAGCCCCCGTCGCTCACGGAGCTCATGGAGGCCCAGGGGGCCAGAGGAGAGGACCAGGCTTCACCGCGCGAGCAGTTTCAGGAAGCTGGTGACTCTGAGCCAGAGAGCGCAGGCTTTTTGTCTGCTTACATCGAGTTAACGTGCCAGCAGTGTGACAGTGCATCATTTGACTCGTTGGAGGACCTTCTGAAGCACCAGGAAACCTGCCAGGGGGCCGCGGGGTCGGAGAAGAAACAGGAGTCTCTGGTGGAGGAGACCGCGGACTCCTCGCAGAGCAGCAGTGACGACAGCGACAGCAGCTCGTCCGGCTCCAGCTCCGACAGTTACATCGCCGAGAATGGTGTTGGGGATGGCGATGAGGATGTTTTACCAGAGTGTGTGGACTACGAAGTGTTTGGTGATGAAGTGAAGCTCGGTCAGAAAGTGCGACCGAACACTCCAAGCATAATAAATACCCCTCAGAGCGTCGTCGATGAGAGTGCGAGTCCTGCGATGGGTGATGTCGACTTGATGGATGGATCTTATTTCGAAGAAGAAAGCTTGGAGAACATGAGCTACGACTCTAAAGGGTGTATCCGGGTGGCCTTTCGTGTAGGAGAGGAAGACCTTTCGTCGGAGAAGTTAAAACAGGCGAAAAGTGGCTGTGATGTCGTACGAGACGAAACGAGCGTCTGTGCGGTGGGCTCTGCTGCAGGCGGGTGCGGAAGTGGCCAAGTTGACCGTTGTGCGGACGCTGTGAGCAACGGTCTTCCCGAGGACGCAGGCAGTCCGGTCGAAGCTGCGGACGGTGGAGGGACGTGTGTGGTAGATGAGGTGGGTGTCGCTGGTGACTTGTTGAGTGACAGTCTGAACTCGCTAGGCATGCTGAATGCCGTGGAATCCGTGGACATGTGA